Proteins from a genomic interval of Vibrio casei:
- a CDS encoding helix-turn-helix domain-containing protein, translating into MYQLKSDDFFQNKNRAITTEIRSPQENYPEHSHDFQELIIVSKGRGTHVINDVPDDLSQNHVCFVDPSDRHLFENVDNLFLSNILFRKEALNLPAGLNHYIPSGYSEQKGWYISHTSMQRISQLVSDLNTEVHQKQDDSELMAQALFQQLVVELNRGRLTSIEQATMDDRALQVLDWIKANYQNECSIGEVADKFHLSSRTLSRKLKQMTQQSFNNYLHQVRINNAIQMLQYGDLSITEIAFKVGYLDSNYFSTKFKKLTKKSPSDYR; encoded by the coding sequence ATGTATCAACTAAAAAGTGATGATTTTTTCCAAAATAAGAATCGAGCCATTACGACAGAGATCCGTTCACCTCAAGAAAACTATCCAGAACATTCCCATGATTTCCAGGAATTGATCATCGTTTCTAAAGGACGTGGTACGCATGTGATTAATGATGTACCTGATGATTTAAGCCAAAATCATGTGTGTTTTGTTGATCCAAGTGATCGGCATTTATTTGAGAATGTTGATAACCTTTTTTTATCTAATATTTTGTTTCGTAAAGAAGCTTTGAACTTACCAGCGGGACTCAATCACTACATTCCTTCTGGCTATTCAGAGCAAAAAGGATGGTATATTAGTCATACCTCTATGCAACGAATTTCTCAATTGGTGAGCGATCTCAATACTGAGGTACACCAAAAGCAAGATGATTCTGAACTGATGGCACAAGCGCTATTTCAACAATTGGTTGTGGAGCTTAACCGCGGAAGATTAACATCGATTGAACAAGCCACAATGGATGATAGAGCATTGCAAGTTCTGGATTGGATAAAAGCCAATTATCAAAACGAATGCAGCATTGGTGAAGTGGCGGATAAGTTTCATCTGTCATCGCGCACGTTAAGCCGTAAACTTAAACAAATGACTCAGCAGTCGTTTAATAATTATTTGCATCAAGTTCGTATTAATAACGCCATTCAAATGCTGCAATATGGCGATCTTTCTATTACTGAAATTGCTTTTAAAGTTGGATATTTAGACAGTAATTATTTTAGTACTAAATTTAAAAAGTTAACTAAAAAGTCACCTTCGGATTACCGCTAA
- the rhaD gene encoding rhamnulose-1-phosphate aldolase has product MNQITQIFLNDAVKLEIAKVSETAEYLWQREWAERNGGNISVDVTDIFGELPTSLDSFPHCHLSMVSNSTMGDNCFPKESAGHIFFVKGTGERIRELNHPELAGCILRIDDQAQGYHILWGGRDLPDYAPTSEFISHVEIIMQKQAAGSADRCVVHTHPLELIALSHHPKYAHDDQLYTHVCWQMIPEVRAFIPRGIGIVPYCMPGSKVMAEGTKAKLADNDVAIWEKHGAVATGVDALTAFDFIDVANKGAKLYLMCLASGYEPEGVSKENMQHLKETFGL; this is encoded by the coding sequence ATGAATCAGATTACACAGATATTTTTAAACGATGCCGTGAAATTAGAAATCGCCAAAGTGAGTGAAACGGCTGAATATTTATGGCAACGTGAATGGGCAGAACGTAATGGCGGCAATATTTCTGTTGATGTGACTGACATTTTTGGTGAGCTACCAACGAGCTTAGACAGCTTTCCACATTGTCATTTGTCGATGGTGAGCAACAGCACAATGGGTGATAACTGTTTCCCAAAAGAAAGTGCTGGTCATATTTTCTTTGTAAAGGGAACAGGCGAGCGTATTCGTGAATTGAATCATCCTGAATTGGCAGGCTGTATTTTACGTATTGATGATCAGGCGCAAGGCTACCATATTCTTTGGGGGGGCCGTGATTTACCAGATTACGCACCGACCAGTGAATTTATTTCTCATGTTGAGATCATCATGCAAAAACAAGCGGCGGGTTCTGCCGATCGTTGTGTGGTTCACACTCATCCACTCGAACTTATCGCATTATCACACCACCCTAAATACGCGCATGACGATCAATTATATACTCACGTTTGTTGGCAGATGATCCCAGAAGTTCGAGCGTTTATTCCGCGTGGGATTGGCATTGTTCCTTATTGCATGCCTGGCAGTAAAGTGATGGCAGAAGGAACGAAAGCTAAATTAGCTGATAATGATGTCGCGATTTGGGAAAAGCATGGTGCGGTTGCAACTGGCGTGGATGCATTAACCGCCTTTGATTTTATTGATGTTGCGAATAAAGGCGCAAAATTATACCTGATGTGTCTTGCTAGTGGCTATGAACCAGAAGGCGTCAGTAAAGAAAATATGCAGCATTTGAAAGAAACTTTTGGTTTGTAA
- the rhaM gene encoding L-rhamnose mutarotase, translating to MIRKACVMKLKPGCEAEYKKRHDELWSEMVEMLRAHGGHNYSIFLHPQTLQLFAYVEIESEEKWQATASNETCQRWWKYMADIMDTNNDNSPVAEDLVDMFYLA from the coding sequence ATGATCCGTAAAGCTTGCGTGATGAAGCTAAAACCTGGTTGTGAAGCTGAATATAAAAAACGCCATGATGAGCTTTGGTCTGAAATGGTGGAAATGTTGAGAGCACATGGTGGACATAACTATTCGATTTTTCTTCACCCACAGACTTTGCAACTTTTTGCCTATGTGGAAATCGAGTCTGAAGAAAAATGGCAAGCCACGGCGAGCAACGAAACTTGTCAACGTTGGTGGAAATACATGGCCGATATCATGGATACCAATAACGATAATTCACCGGTAGCGGAAGATCTTGTCGATATGTTTTATTTAGCCTAA
- a CDS encoding L-rhamnose isomerase yields MNTHDIEVAYEIAKKRFAEMGIDTDKAIADVDGVPISIHCWQGDDVRGFENPDQELSGGIQTTGNYVGRARSADDLRQDLDKAFSLIPGAKRLNLHAIYLESDTPVDRDKIKPEHFKNWVEWAKQEQVGLDFNPSCFSHPNSEGGFTLSHHDDNIRQFWIDHCKASRRISEYFGKELGTPSVMNIWVPDGMKDMPADRLAPRQRLMASLDEIISEKIDTKYHKDAVESKLFGIGAEAYTVGSNEFYMGYATSRDILLCLDAGHFHPTEVISDKISACSLYVNEFILHVTRPMRWDSDHIVSFDTETQEIAKEIIRHDLLARVNVGLDFFDASINRIAAWVIGTRNMRKALLKAMLEPTAQLKQLELDGDYTTRLALMEESHSNSWAAVWDYYCLKADVPVGSDWLASVKQYEEKVLIQR; encoded by the coding sequence ATGAATACACATGATATTGAAGTTGCTTACGAAATTGCTAAAAAACGCTTTGCTGAAATGGGCATAGATACGGATAAAGCCATCGCTGATGTAGATGGTGTGCCAATTTCTATCCATTGCTGGCAAGGTGATGATGTACGCGGTTTTGAAAATCCAGATCAAGAATTAAGCGGTGGCATTCAAACCACTGGTAATTATGTTGGTCGTGCTCGCAGCGCCGATGACTTACGTCAAGATTTAGATAAAGCATTCAGTTTAATTCCGGGTGCGAAACGTTTGAATTTACATGCGATTTACCTTGAATCAGATACACCAGTTGATCGCGATAAGATCAAACCAGAGCATTTTAAAAACTGGGTCGAATGGGCAAAACAAGAGCAAGTTGGTTTAGATTTCAACCCATCGTGCTTCTCACATCCAAACAGTGAAGGTGGTTTTACGCTGTCGCATCATGATGACAATATTCGTCAATTTTGGATTGATCACTGTAAAGCCAGTCGCCGTATTTCGGAATATTTTGGTAAAGAATTGGGCACGCCTTCTGTGATGAATATTTGGGTTCCTGATGGCATGAAAGATATGCCAGCGGATCGCCTTGCACCACGCCAACGTTTAATGGCGTCATTAGATGAAATTATCTCCGAAAAAATCGACACTAAATACCACAAAGATGCCGTAGAAAGTAAGTTATTCGGCATAGGCGCAGAAGCGTATACCGTGGGTAGCAACGAATTCTACATGGGTTATGCCACTAGCCGCGATATTCTACTTTGTTTAGATGCAGGGCATTTCCATCCAACGGAAGTCATTTCAGACAAAATTAGCGCCTGCTCTTTGTATGTGAATGAATTCATTTTGCACGTGACGCGCCCAATGCGTTGGGACAGTGACCATATCGTGTCGTTTGATACTGAAACTCAAGAAATTGCTAAAGAGATTATTCGCCATGACTTGCTTGCTCGCGTCAATGTTGGTTTGGATTTCTTTGATGCCTCAATCAACCGTATTGCCGCGTGGGTAATTGGTACTCGTAATATGCGTAAAGCGTTGTTGAAAGCGATGCTAGAGCCAACCGCTCAGCTTAAACAGCTTGAATTAGATGGTGATTACACAACGCGTTTGGCGCTAATGGAAGAATCACATTCGAATTCTTGGGCAGCGGTGTGGGATTACTACTGCTTGAAAGCGGATGTGCCAGTGGGCAGTGATTGGCTAGCAAGCGTAAAACAGTACGAAGAAAAAGTCCTGATCCAACGTTAA
- the rhaB gene encoding rhamnulokinase gives MSKNIIAVDLGASSGRVILSQFQAGKIVLSEIHRFKNELVRKHGQDCWDLDGLLCEIKTGIHLVIDQGIVPDSIGIDTWGVDFVLLDKQGQPLGDYVAYRDDRTQGVMELFIADKLSRADIYQITGLQFLSFNTIYQLAALNQQQPEWLADVNRLLFIPDYLNYCLTGVEHCEYSNASTSQLLDCHTKQWSKTLLDLVDAPSTWFLSPSLPNKIIGHYHVAGLDIPVASIASHDTASAVVGTPLQSQSTAFLSSGTWSLMGIERSEPVINALTTRLEITHEGGAEGRFRMLKNIMGLWLVQRLQAEFSEFTFPQLVELASKVPPFRSLIDPDDERFLNPESMSLSIQHFCRNSHQPIPETIAELARCVYDSLALKYQHTFSDLQAVSEEELNSIHIIGGGANNTFLNQLCADVCQVTVQANPTEASSLGNVVGQLIALGELENVNAGREVIRHSFPVDTYTPQPIEQLGRVINTFKQLLKSKPLAIAS, from the coding sequence ATGTCTAAGAACATTATTGCGGTTGATCTTGGTGCATCCAGCGGGCGAGTGATTTTATCTCAGTTTCAAGCGGGTAAAATCGTCTTGTCTGAAATTCATCGTTTTAAAAATGAGCTGGTGAGAAAGCATGGTCAAGATTGTTGGGATCTTGATGGTTTATTATGTGAGATCAAAACGGGTATTCACTTAGTTATTGACCAAGGTATTGTCCCTGATTCCATCGGTATTGATACATGGGGTGTTGATTTTGTCCTACTCGATAAGCAAGGCCAGCCATTAGGGGATTATGTTGCCTACCGTGATGATCGTACTCAAGGTGTGATGGAGCTATTTATTGCAGATAAGCTGTCACGTGCAGACATTTACCAAATTACCGGCCTGCAATTTTTATCCTTTAATACTATTTACCAATTGGCAGCACTCAATCAACAACAACCAGAGTGGTTAGCAGATGTAAATCGCCTACTGTTTATTCCTGATTATCTTAATTACTGCTTAACGGGTGTAGAACATTGTGAATACAGCAATGCTTCCACCAGTCAATTGCTCGATTGCCACACCAAACAGTGGAGCAAGACGTTACTTGATTTGGTTGACGCGCCATCGACGTGGTTTTTATCGCCAAGTTTACCGAATAAAATAATTGGTCATTATCATGTAGCAGGGCTAGACATTCCGGTAGCTTCGATTGCGAGCCATGATACCGCATCTGCCGTAGTTGGCACGCCTTTACAGTCTCAATCGACCGCTTTTTTAAGTTCCGGTACTTGGTCATTAATGGGGATCGAACGCAGCGAACCTGTGATTAATGCATTAACGACACGACTTGAAATTACCCATGAAGGTGGGGCAGAAGGTCGATTTAGAATGCTAAAAAACATCATGGGATTATGGTTAGTTCAACGTTTACAAGCCGAGTTCAGTGAGTTCACATTCCCACAGTTAGTTGAATTAGCCAGCAAAGTTCCACCATTTCGTTCGCTTATCGATCCCGATGATGAACGTTTTTTAAATCCTGAATCGATGAGTTTATCGATCCAACATTTCTGTCGTAACTCACACCAACCTATTCCTGAAACGATAGCTGAGCTTGCTCGGTGTGTTTACGACAGTCTCGCATTGAAATATCAACATACCTTTAGTGACTTACAAGCCGTTAGTGAAGAGGAACTCAATTCTATTCATATCATTGGTGGTGGCGCTAACAACACATTTTTAAATCAATTATGTGCTGATGTTTGCCAAGTCACTGTGCAAGCCAATCCTACAGAAGCTTCTTCACTTGGTAATGTGGTTGGGCAATTAATTGCATTGGGTGAACTTGAAAATGTGAATGCGGGACGAGAGGTGATCCGTCACTCTTTTCCAGTCGATACTTACACACCACAGCCGATTGAGCAGCTAGGCCGCGTGATAAATACCTTTAAACAATTACTGAAATCAAAGCCACTTGCGATTGCTAGCTAA
- a CDS encoding exonuclease domain-containing protein, with protein MYKRLKNYFHPITQLEKKRKALSVPKECSQELRRLLRTPLPKPDKCLDELDFLVLDFETTGLNPTEDSLLSIGNIRIENNQIDMDTAAHCYLDDNQKIKAASAVVNHIMPQMLLEGEQLEEAMNRLFIKMTGKIVMAHGAVVERSFMQAYVRKRYGLNDLPIIWLDTLKIEKHLVYHSKGDNFELQLNAVRQRYGLPLYSAHNALVDAISTAELFMAQKIKIFGRQAKKTTIGEMYCRATC; from the coding sequence ATGTATAAGAGGTTAAAAAACTATTTCCATCCCATTACTCAATTAGAGAAGAAGCGAAAGGCATTGTCAGTACCTAAAGAGTGCTCTCAAGAACTGCGTCGCTTACTGAGGACACCGTTGCCTAAACCTGATAAGTGTTTAGATGAGCTAGATTTTCTGGTTCTTGATTTTGAAACTACAGGGCTTAATCCTACGGAAGATAGTTTATTAAGCATCGGTAATATTCGAATTGAAAACAATCAAATCGATATGGATACCGCGGCTCATTGTTATCTTGATGATAATCAAAAGATAAAAGCGGCGAGTGCTGTTGTGAACCATATTATGCCCCAAATGCTATTAGAAGGTGAGCAACTAGAAGAGGCAATGAATCGTTTATTTATAAAAATGACCGGTAAAATTGTGATGGCGCATGGGGCTGTGGTAGAGCGTAGTTTCATGCAAGCCTATGTACGTAAGCGTTATGGTTTAAATGACTTACCCATCATTTGGTTGGATACCTTAAAAATAGAAAAGCATTTGGTTTACCATAGTAAAGGCGACAATTTTGAGTTGCAACTTAATGCGGTTAGACAGCGTTATGGTTTACCGTTGTATTCTGCTCATAATGCGTTGGTTGATGCTATTTCTACCGCAGAACTTTTTATGGCACAGAAAATTAAAATCTTTGGGCGGCAAGCGAAAAAAACCACCATTGGCGAAATGTATTGTCGAGCAACATGCTAA
- a CDS encoding DUF294 nucleotidyltransferase-like domain-containing protein yields the protein MTNALLPNIYNFMARIDPFDKLPESVVKEVVQKVKISYLAKGDEIPFHSDCDQRFLYVIRTGAIEQRMKDGSLRARLGEEDQFGFTFLEPLSDSEDGYQAVALVDSLLYLIPHSVLQNVLESNPEYSEFFDSRARARLNSALYRVMPNDKGPYYRKVSEVASEDVAIVERNTSIRTVALLMQDEMRSSCAVVKDGDDIVGVITDRDMTTRVVATGINTDSPIGEVMTINPQLIHGDATVLEAISLMMQFNIRCLPVVYGKSIVGLITTTHLVHNHRTQALFLIEKIKYSNSIEALKTLKEERKVIFNSLVESRVGSNVVASVMSMIMDAFNRRIIQLAEKQLGAPPCDYAWIVAGSHARNEVHLLSDQDSALIIEDSATNADIAYFTHLAMIVCNGLDACGYPLCDGKYMAATPKWCQPLSRWKEYYRKWVNTPEYNKLLNISVFLEVRAIYGNKELADELQQHLHQCITNSARFIPSLVRDAIETQPPLGIFNKLVLEKSGDNSRTLNIKKYALNLIIDLARIYSLSANGTQTGTEERFQYAFEQGVMAEDSYRNIIGAYRFITQVRFTHQCEALKNNKTPDNHIDPERFSSFERKHLKDAFKIINELQDGAKLRFTKG from the coding sequence ATGACAAATGCGCTGCTACCCAATATCTATAACTTTATGGCTCGAATTGATCCATTTGATAAATTGCCTGAATCCGTGGTTAAAGAAGTGGTGCAAAAAGTTAAAATTAGCTATTTAGCGAAAGGGGATGAGATCCCTTTTCATTCTGATTGTGATCAACGTTTTCTGTACGTCATTCGAACAGGCGCAATTGAGCAACGCATGAAAGATGGATCATTACGTGCTCGCCTTGGTGAAGAAGATCAATTTGGTTTTACCTTTCTAGAGCCCTTATCAGATAGTGAAGATGGATATCAGGCCGTCGCATTGGTGGATTCACTTTTATATCTCATTCCTCATTCTGTTTTACAAAATGTGCTTGAGAGCAATCCCGAGTATTCCGAATTTTTCGATTCTCGTGCTCGAGCACGTTTAAATTCTGCTTTATATCGTGTGATGCCAAATGATAAAGGGCCTTATTACCGTAAAGTATCGGAAGTGGCGAGTGAAGATGTTGCAATTGTCGAAAGGAATACCAGTATTAGAACCGTCGCGTTGTTAATGCAGGACGAAATGCGTTCATCCTGTGCTGTGGTGAAAGATGGGGATGATATTGTTGGTGTGATTACTGATCGAGATATGACGACTAGGGTCGTGGCTACCGGAATTAATACAGACTCTCCTATTGGCGAAGTCATGACAATAAATCCACAGTTAATACACGGTGATGCGACGGTTTTGGAAGCGATATCTTTAATGATGCAATTCAATATCCGGTGTTTACCCGTTGTGTATGGGAAAAGCATTGTTGGCTTAATTACGACGACCCATTTAGTGCATAACCATAGAACACAAGCACTCTTTCTGATTGAAAAAATAAAATATTCAAATTCTATTGAAGCTTTAAAAACGCTTAAAGAAGAAAGGAAGGTTATTTTCAATTCGTTAGTGGAAAGTCGTGTTGGGTCAAATGTCGTTGCCTCTGTAATGTCGATGATTATGGATGCTTTTAATCGCCGTATCATTCAATTGGCCGAAAAACAACTTGGGGCTCCACCATGTGATTATGCATGGATTGTCGCAGGATCTCATGCTCGTAATGAAGTGCATTTATTGTCGGATCAGGACAGTGCACTGATCATTGAGGACTCAGCAACAAACGCAGATATTGCGTATTTCACTCATTTAGCCATGATAGTTTGTAATGGATTGGATGCCTGTGGTTATCCGCTGTGTGATGGGAAATACATGGCGGCAACGCCTAAATGGTGTCAGCCTCTTTCTCGTTGGAAAGAATATTATCGTAAATGGGTGAATACACCTGAATATAATAAATTATTGAATATCAGTGTTTTTTTGGAAGTTCGTGCAATATACGGAAATAAAGAGTTAGCGGATGAACTGCAACAGCATTTACATCAATGCATCACCAATAGTGCTCGTTTTATACCGTCTTTGGTACGTGATGCAATAGAAACTCAACCACCGCTTGGAATATTTAATAAGTTAGTATTAGAGAAAAGTGGTGATAATAGCCGAACATTAAATATCAAAAAATATGCCTTGAACCTTATTATTGATTTAGCTCGTATTTATAGCTTATCAGCGAATGGAACCCAAACGGGTACTGAAGAACGTTTCCAATATGCTTTTGAACAAGGTGTCATGGCTGAAGACAGCTATAGAAATATTATTGGTGCCTATCGATTTATTACTCAAGTTCGCTTCACTCATCAATGTGAAGCCTTAAAAAATAACAAAACACCGGATAATCATATTGATCCTGAACGGTTTAGTAGCTTTGAACGTAAACATTTAAAAGATGCGTTTAAAATCATTAATGAGCTACAAGATGGTGCAAAACTTCGTTTTACCAAAGGGTAG
- the kdgR gene encoding DNA-binding transcriptional regulator KdgR, producing MEKAKQPDAVSSVMKVFGILQALGEQKNIGITELSQRLLMSKSTTYRFLQTMKMLGYVDQEGEADKYSLTLKLFEVGAKSLEYVDLISLADKEMSHISEQTNEALHLGALDVDQIIYTHKIDSGYNLRMQSRIGRRNPLYSTAIGKVLLAERSESFVRETLKNVKFVKHTQKTHDNVDQLLAELKRVKAQGYAEDNEEQEPGLRCIGAPVYDRFGHVIAGLSISFPTIRFDESRMSYYVALLQTACRNISEQLGYHEPVS from the coding sequence ATGGAAAAAGCAAAACAACCCGATGCAGTGTCATCAGTCATGAAAGTGTTTGGTATTCTTCAAGCACTTGGTGAGCAAAAAAATATCGGTATTACCGAACTATCCCAGCGCTTACTGATGTCAAAAAGCACCACTTATCGTTTTCTGCAAACGATGAAAATGTTGGGCTATGTTGATCAAGAAGGTGAAGCCGATAAATATTCGCTTACTTTGAAGTTATTTGAGGTAGGAGCAAAGTCGTTAGAATATGTTGATCTGATTTCTTTAGCCGATAAAGAGATGAGCCATATTTCTGAGCAAACCAATGAAGCGCTGCATTTAGGCGCGTTAGATGTTGACCAAATCATTTATACCCACAAAATTGATTCTGGCTATAACCTACGCATGCAATCGCGTATTGGTCGCCGTAATCCACTTTATAGTACCGCTATCGGTAAAGTGTTACTGGCTGAGCGCAGCGAGTCTTTTGTGCGCGAAACCTTAAAAAATGTGAAATTTGTTAAGCATACTCAAAAAACTCATGACAATGTGGATCAGCTTCTTGCAGAGTTAAAGCGTGTGAAAGCACAAGGTTATGCGGAAGATAACGAAGAGCAAGAGCCAGGTTTACGTTGTATTGGCGCTCCTGTATACGATCGTTTTGGTCATGTGATTGCAGGGCTATCGATTTCATTCCCAACGATTCGTTTTGATGAAAGTAGAATGTCTTACTATGTTGCTTTACTTCAAACCGCCTGTCGAAATATTTCTGAACAATTGGGCTACCATGAACCAGTATCGTGA
- the kduD gene encoding 2-dehydro-3-deoxy-D-gluconate 5-dehydrogenase KduD — MILNSFDLQGKVAIVTGCDTGLGQGMALGLAEAGCSIVGVNYTAPEETIEKMKAAGHKFLDVRANLLKQDEIPAIIDAAITEFGKVDILVNNAGIIRREDAIEFSEQNWDDVMNINSKTVFFMSQAVAKQFISQGNGGKIINIASMLSFQGGVRVPSYTASKSAVMGITRAMANEWAKHGINVNAIAPGYMATNNTAALLADEERSKAILERIPADRWGTPADVAGPCVFLASDAASYINGYTVAVDGGWLAR, encoded by the coding sequence ATGATTTTGAACTCTTTTGATCTACAAGGTAAAGTGGCTATCGTTACTGGTTGTGATACCGGCCTTGGTCAAGGTATGGCTTTAGGTTTAGCGGAAGCTGGCTGTAGCATTGTTGGTGTTAACTACACTGCCCCAGAAGAAACAATTGAAAAAATGAAGGCAGCGGGACACAAATTCTTAGACGTTCGCGCTAACTTACTAAAACAAGATGAAATCCCAGCCATCATTGATGCCGCTATTACTGAGTTTGGCAAAGTTGATATTCTGGTGAATAACGCCGGTATCATTCGCCGTGAAGATGCCATTGAATTCTCAGAGCAAAACTGGGATGACGTAATGAACATCAACTCAAAAACAGTATTTTTCATGTCTCAAGCGGTTGCTAAGCAATTTATCTCTCAAGGTAATGGCGGCAAAATCATCAACATCGCTTCTATGCTTTCTTTCCAAGGAGGGGTTCGTGTTCCTTCTTATACGGCATCAAAAAGTGCGGTTATGGGTATTACTCGCGCCATGGCAAACGAATGGGCAAAACATGGCATTAACGTAAACGCTATTGCACCAGGCTATATGGCTACTAACAACACAGCGGCTCTACTCGCTGATGAAGAACGCAGCAAAGCCATTCTTGAACGTATTCCAGCTGATCGTTGGGGTACACCTGCTGATGTTGCCGGCCCTTGTGTGTTCCTAGCCTCTGATGCTGCAAGCTACATTAATGGCTACACTGTTGCCGTTGATGGTGGTTGGTTAGCTCGTTAA
- a CDS encoding cupin domain-containing protein, translating into MFVYNKDIKLEDLGDGVSRKIMAYSDNIMSVEVYFEDGAIGPLHNHPHEQLTYVLSGEFEFTIGDETKIVKAGDALYKEPNVMHGCTCLKAGVLLDTFTPMRKDFVS; encoded by the coding sequence ATGTTTGTTTATAACAAAGATATTAAATTAGAAGACCTAGGTGATGGCGTTTCACGCAAAATCATGGCTTATAGTGACAATATTATGTCGGTTGAAGTTTACTTCGAAGACGGAGCCATTGGCCCACTGCACAATCATCCGCACGAGCAGTTAACTTACGTGCTATCAGGTGAATTTGAATTCACTATTGGTGATGAAACCAAGATTGTAAAAGCAGGCGACGCGCTCTACAAAGAACCTAATGTAATGCACGGTTGTACTTGCTTAAAAGCAGGCGTATTACTCGATACCTTTACTCCAATGCGTAAAGATTTCGTAAGCTAA
- a CDS encoding RpiB/LacA/LacB family sugar-phosphate isomerase produces the protein MKIALMMENSQAGKNATILNELTSVVEPLGHSVANVGMSDENDHHLTYIHLGIQASLLLNSKAVDFVVAGCGTGQGAMMSLNLHPGVSCGYCLDPSDAFLFNQINNGNALALAFAKGFGWAAELNARYIFEKAFSGPRGEGYPVERKAPQVQNAGILGQVKAAVNKENYLDTLRAIDPELVKTAVTGERFQQCFFDNCQNDEIKAFVREVLA, from the coding sequence ATGAAAATCGCACTAATGATGGAAAACAGCCAAGCTGGCAAAAACGCAACTATCTTAAATGAGCTAACAAGTGTTGTTGAGCCACTAGGTCACTCTGTTGCAAACGTAGGCATGAGCGATGAAAACGATCATCACCTAACTTACATTCACCTTGGTATCCAAGCTAGCTTGCTTCTTAACTCTAAAGCGGTTGATTTCGTGGTGGCAGGTTGTGGTACTGGCCAAGGCGCAATGATGTCACTGAACCTACACCCAGGTGTATCTTGTGGTTACTGCCTAGACCCATCCGATGCTTTCCTTTTCAACCAAATCAACAACGGTAATGCGCTTGCGCTTGCGTTTGCGAAAGGCTTTGGTTGGGCAGCAGAATTGAATGCTCGTTATATCTTCGAAAAAGCATTCTCAGGCCCACGCGGTGAAGGCTACCCTGTTGAGCGTAAAGCGCCACAAGTTCAAAATGCGGGCATCCTTGGTCAAGTAAAAGCGGCAGTAAACAAAGAAAACTACCTTGATACCCTACGTGCTATCGACCCTGAACTGGTGAAAACAGCCGTAACTGGCGAGCGTTTCCAACAATGTTTCTTCGATAATTGCCAGAATGATGAAATCAAAGCGTTTGTTCGTGAAGTATTAGCTTAA